In Actinomadura citrea, a single window of DNA contains:
- a CDS encoding SDR family oxidoreductase has translation MTSTILVTGGTGTLGRQVVPRLREAGQAVRVLSRSRREPADGVEYVTGDLSENEGIDAALDGIETVMHLAGGNKGDDVVARNMVRAASRAGVRHLVLISVIGADSVPVAWLRTQMEVERIVTESGVPFTILRAAQFHDLVFKVVRGMAKSPVVPVPGGLRFQPVDARDVAERLVELALGEPAGRVPDLAGPAVFPIGALIRGYLRASGKRRATMPVRIPGKAGRAYRAGDNLSIEGTDRGAHTWEDFQAEQLGRPASLQGAAG, from the coding sequence ATGACATCGACCATCCTGGTCACCGGTGGGACGGGCACCCTCGGGCGGCAGGTCGTGCCGCGGCTGCGGGAGGCCGGGCAGGCCGTGCGGGTGCTCAGCCGCAGCAGGCGGGAGCCCGCGGACGGCGTCGAGTACGTGACCGGCGACCTGTCCGAGAACGAGGGGATCGACGCCGCGCTGGACGGCATCGAGACCGTCATGCACCTCGCGGGCGGCAACAAGGGCGATGACGTGGTCGCGCGGAACATGGTGCGCGCCGCGTCGCGCGCGGGGGTGAGGCACCTCGTGCTCATCTCGGTCATCGGTGCCGACAGCGTGCCGGTGGCCTGGCTCAGGACCCAGATGGAGGTGGAGCGGATCGTGACGGAGTCGGGCGTGCCGTTCACGATCCTGCGGGCCGCGCAGTTCCACGACCTGGTGTTCAAGGTGGTGCGGGGGATGGCGAAGTCCCCGGTGGTGCCGGTCCCGGGCGGGCTCCGCTTCCAGCCGGTGGACGCGCGCGACGTCGCGGAGCGGCTCGTGGAACTGGCGCTCGGCGAACCGGCCGGCCGCGTCCCCGACCTGGCCGGGCCCGCGGTGTTCCCGATCGGCGCGCTCATCCGCGGATACCTGCGGGCGAGCGGCAAGCGCCGCGCGACGATGCCCGTCCGCATCCCGGGGAAGGCCGGGCGCGCCTACCGCGCCGGCGACAACCTCTCCATCGAAGGGACCGACCGGGGCGCGCACACCTGGGAGGACTTCCAGGCCGAGCAGCTCGGGCGCCCCGCCTCCCTCCAGGGGGCGGCCGGCTGA
- a CDS encoding AAA family ATPase, with amino-acid sequence MFIGRTAELALLGKRLERVAATGAGTAVALRGRRQVGKSRLVQEFCDLAGVPYLFSAATKGASPVEAVASFTRDLRESALPSEPDLVPRLDGGNWPDAFRVLAATLPDTPSIVVLDELPWLAEQDPVFDGALQTAWDRLLSSKPVLLLLLGSDLHMMERLTAYDRPFYGRADNLVLGPLNPADLGRALGLGAADAIDAHLVSGGLPGIVRTWPHATPALDFMRDECADPAAALFGVPEASLLAEFPNPDTARRVLEAIGSGDRTHANIAAAAGGRGEALPSGTLSPLLRRLTRDKHVLVEEHPVSTKPGRPALYRIADSSMRLYLAVLRAAHEQARRGRPETGFRLVERRWTSWRGRAVEPLVRQALELSDLPWPDVGAVGGWWNRRFDPEIDLVGADRAPVANRIRFAGSIKWLNGPFDDRDLAELRRAAVEVPGLDPATAGLVVVSLSGTDFTGDVALSWGPDDVIAAWRH; translated from the coding sequence GTGTTCATCGGGAGGACGGCCGAGCTGGCGCTCTTGGGAAAGCGTCTGGAGCGGGTCGCGGCCACGGGGGCCGGGACGGCGGTCGCCCTGCGCGGTCGCCGCCAGGTCGGCAAGTCGCGGCTCGTCCAGGAGTTCTGCGACCTCGCCGGGGTGCCGTACCTGTTCTCGGCCGCCACGAAGGGGGCGTCGCCGGTCGAGGCGGTGGCCTCGTTCACCCGCGACCTCAGGGAATCGGCGCTGCCGAGCGAGCCCGATCTCGTCCCTCGGCTGGACGGCGGCAACTGGCCTGACGCGTTCAGGGTCCTTGCGGCGACCCTGCCGGACACGCCGTCCATCGTCGTGCTGGACGAACTGCCGTGGCTCGCCGAGCAGGACCCGGTGTTCGACGGCGCGTTGCAGACCGCGTGGGATCGGCTTCTGTCGTCCAAGCCCGTCCTGCTCCTGCTCCTCGGCAGCGACCTGCACATGATGGAGCGCCTCACCGCCTACGACCGCCCGTTCTACGGGCGGGCCGACAACCTGGTGCTCGGTCCGCTGAATCCGGCCGACCTGGGCCGGGCGCTCGGACTCGGCGCCGCCGACGCCATCGACGCGCACCTGGTCTCCGGAGGACTGCCGGGCATCGTCCGCACCTGGCCCCATGCCACCCCCGCGCTGGACTTCATGCGGGACGAGTGCGCCGACCCGGCCGCGGCCCTGTTCGGTGTGCCGGAAGCGTCCCTCCTGGCGGAGTTCCCCAACCCCGACACGGCGCGGCGCGTGCTGGAGGCGATCGGCTCCGGCGACCGGACGCACGCCAACATCGCCGCGGCGGCCGGTGGACGCGGCGAGGCGCTCCCGTCCGGGACCCTGTCGCCTCTCCTGCGCCGGCTGACCCGCGACAAGCACGTCCTCGTCGAGGAGCACCCCGTCTCCACGAAGCCCGGCAGGCCCGCTCTGTACCGGATCGCCGACAGCAGCATGCGCCTCTACCTGGCGGTCCTCCGGGCGGCGCACGAGCAGGCCCGCCGGGGACGGCCCGAAACGGGCTTCCGCCTGGTCGAGCGCCGCTGGACGTCCTGGCGGGGCCGGGCCGTGGAGCCGCTCGTCCGGCAGGCCCTGGAGCTGTCGGACCTGCCCTGGCCGGACGTCGGCGCGGTCGGCGGCTGGTGGAACCGCCGCTTCGACCCGGAGATCGACCTCGTCGGCGCCGACCGCGCCCCCGTGGCGAACCGGATCCGCTTCGCCGGCTCGATCAAGTGGCTCAACGGGCCGTTCGACGACCGCGACCTGGCGGAGCTCCGCCGCGCCGCCGTCGAGGTGCCCGGCCTGGACCCGGCGACCGCGGGCCTCGTCGTGGTCTCGCTTTCCGGCACGGACTTCACCGGTGATGTCGCCCTGAGCTGGGGCCCCGACGACGTGATCGCCGCCTGGCGCCACTAG
- a CDS encoding Type 1 glutamine amidotransferase-like domain-containing protein, with product MTFLAARLFLGSAGLGALPAWLGSLPVVPRRAVLIPTAANPLPSAPFVGVAAELLGTEGVAVDVLDLERAAGDDLRRALDGAQVVFVTGGYPIFLLEHVRRSGFDRLAATAVADGALAYAGISAGAALAGPDLRALQAADDPGTVDSTAGLGLVPFVVLPHRNRGRAARHDRLARELGGTWRMISINDDQAVGVAGDAFEILDSG from the coding sequence GTGACCTTCTTGGCGGCGCGGTTGTTCCTGGGGTCGGCCGGGCTGGGAGCGCTGCCCGCCTGGCTGGGCTCGCTGCCGGTCGTGCCGCGCCGGGCGGTGCTGATCCCCACGGCGGCGAATCCTCTGCCGTCCGCACCGTTCGTCGGTGTCGCCGCCGAGCTGCTCGGGACGGAGGGGGTGGCGGTGGACGTCCTCGATCTCGAACGCGCCGCAGGTGACGACCTACGGCGTGCGCTGGACGGAGCCCAGGTGGTGTTCGTCACCGGCGGGTATCCCATCTTCCTGCTGGAACATGTCCGCCGCAGCGGGTTCGACCGCCTTGCCGCGACCGCCGTCGCCGACGGGGCCCTGGCCTATGCGGGGATCTCGGCGGGAGCGGCTCTCGCCGGGCCCGACCTGCGGGCGCTGCAAGCCGCGGACGACCCTGGAACCGTCGACTCCACCGCCGGGCTCGGCCTGGTCCCCTTCGTGGTGCTGCCCCACCGGAACCGGGGGCGGGCCGCGCGGCACGACCGGCTGGCCCGCGAACTCGGCGGGACCTGGCGCATGATCTCCATCAACGACGACCAGGCCGTCGGCGTCGCCGGCGACGCCTTCGAGATCTTGGATTCCGGCTGA
- a CDS encoding epoxide hydrolase family protein, producing the protein MTPPVIAVPDADLDDLRSRLRRTRWPDPWPAPGWSAGTDPAALRRLTAYWADGYDWRTHEAALNALPSRFADIGGTPVHYLRFDGEHPDALPIILTHGWPSTVLELVDLARRLSAPSRYGGDPTDAFTVIVPSLPGFAFSPQRPSLEAEQTHELWHRLMHDELGFARYAAHGGDLGAGISARLAEAHPEALVGIHVLAVAAPTAYDPASLTPQEQAHLDSVTAWSIEEGGYQHQQSTRPITLSYGLADSPTGLLAWIVEKYRAWSDCGGDLSSRFSDDFVLTQASLYWFTNTIGTSFRPYYEYDQGLTRRVEKVDVPTALALFPADLAHPPRTWAERTYNLTRYTAMPRGGHFAAHEEPALLADDLKDFFRPLR; encoded by the coding sequence GTGACGCCTCCCGTGATCGCCGTGCCCGACGCCGACCTGGACGACCTGCGCTCGCGGCTGCGCCGCACCCGATGGCCGGACCCCTGGCCCGCCCCCGGATGGAGCGCCGGCACCGACCCCGCCGCGCTGCGACGCCTCACCGCCTACTGGGCGGACGGCTACGACTGGCGCACCCACGAGGCCGCCCTCAACGCGCTCCCGTCCCGCTTCGCGGACATCGGCGGAACACCGGTCCACTACCTCCGCTTCGACGGAGAGCACCCGGACGCCCTGCCGATCATCCTGACGCACGGCTGGCCCAGTACCGTCCTCGAACTGGTGGACCTGGCCCGCCGCCTTTCCGCGCCATCGCGATACGGAGGCGACCCGACCGACGCGTTCACCGTCATCGTCCCGTCCCTCCCCGGCTTCGCGTTCTCACCGCAGCGCCCGTCGCTCGAAGCGGAGCAGACGCACGAACTCTGGCACCGCCTCATGCACGACGAACTCGGCTTCGCCCGCTACGCCGCCCACGGCGGCGACCTGGGCGCCGGAATCAGCGCCCGCCTGGCGGAGGCCCACCCCGAAGCCCTCGTCGGCATCCACGTCCTGGCGGTGGCCGCCCCCACCGCCTACGACCCCGCGAGCCTCACCCCGCAGGAGCAAGCGCACCTCGACTCCGTGACGGCCTGGAGCATCGAGGAGGGCGGCTACCAGCACCAACAGAGCACGCGCCCCATCACGCTGAGCTATGGCCTGGCCGACTCTCCAACCGGGCTGCTCGCCTGGATCGTGGAGAAGTACCGGGCCTGGAGCGACTGCGGAGGCGACCTGTCCTCCCGGTTCAGCGACGACTTCGTCCTGACACAGGCGTCCCTCTACTGGTTCACCAACACCATCGGAACGTCCTTCCGCCCCTACTACGAGTACGACCAGGGCCTGACCCGCCGCGTGGAGAAGGTGGACGTCCCCACGGCCCTCGCCCTCTTTCCAGCCGACCTGGCTCACCCACCCCGCACCTGGGCCGAGCGCACCTACAACCTGACGAGATACACGGCCATGCCCCGCGGCGGCCACTTCGCCGCCCACGAGGAACCCGCCCTACTCGCAGACGACCTCAAGGACTTCTTCCGCCCCCTCCGCTGA
- a CDS encoding TetR/AcrR family transcriptional regulator: MGETEPAEDRRRTRRNDPDRKARIVEAALDAIAEDGAAAATHRSIAARAGVPLGSVTYHFAGLGDLHAQAFARYVDVASAAFEDLFADVGSREQLVDVLVGYVHGGPARRRSATLGFELHLAALRAPALRALTQAWTAGSRAVLARFTGPDAAARLDALLEGMVMHALLTTEPEPREATRAAIVQTLGPEDARP; the protein is encoded by the coding sequence ATGGGGGAGACGGAACCAGCGGAGGACCGCAGGCGGACACGCCGCAACGACCCGGACCGCAAGGCGCGCATCGTCGAGGCCGCCCTCGACGCCATCGCGGAGGACGGCGCGGCGGCGGCGACCCACCGGAGCATCGCCGCCCGGGCCGGCGTGCCGCTCGGCTCGGTCACCTACCACTTCGCCGGTCTCGGCGACCTGCACGCGCAGGCGTTCGCCCGGTACGTGGACGTGGCATCGGCGGCGTTCGAGGACCTGTTCGCCGACGTCGGGAGCCGCGAGCAACTCGTCGACGTCCTGGTCGGCTATGTGCACGGGGGGCCGGCCCGGCGGCGCAGTGCGACCCTCGGCTTCGAACTCCACCTCGCGGCGCTCAGGGCGCCCGCCCTCCGCGCCCTCACGCAGGCGTGGACGGCGGGAAGCCGCGCGGTGCTGGCCCGCTTCACCGGCCCCGACGCCGCCGCCCGCCTGGACGCGCTGCTGGAGGGGATGGTCATGCACGCCCTGCTCACCACCGAACCGGAGCCGCGCGAGGCGACGAGGGCGGCGATCGTCCAGACCCTCGGACCGGAGGACGCGCGCCCGTGA
- a CDS encoding PaaI family thioesterase, with product MTLDLQAEAQATGVDAAAAAARRVLDALVGSGDLSGADMSDVAARLNAVADDLEAAAPPLRDRLVDMWRGDGNTRHDPVTGPENPIAPPLEYTAADSRTIEATTTLGLPYQGPPSSVHGGISALLLDHTLGVANGWAGKSGMTAELTLRYHRLTPLFEPLTISARQVSVDGRKIRTVGAIRAGGEDCVTAEGLFVAKYPPRPR from the coding sequence ATGACCCTCGACCTTCAGGCCGAGGCGCAGGCGACCGGTGTGGACGCGGCGGCCGCGGCGGCCCGCCGCGTCCTCGACGCGCTGGTCGGCTCCGGAGACCTCTCGGGTGCCGACATGTCGGACGTGGCCGCCCGCCTGAACGCCGTGGCCGACGACCTGGAGGCGGCGGCACCGCCGCTGCGCGACCGCCTGGTCGACATGTGGCGCGGCGACGGCAACACCCGCCACGACCCGGTCACCGGCCCCGAGAACCCGATCGCCCCGCCGCTGGAGTACACCGCCGCGGACTCCCGCACCATCGAGGCCACCACGACGCTGGGCCTGCCCTACCAGGGGCCGCCGTCCAGCGTCCACGGCGGAATCTCGGCCCTCCTCCTGGACCACACCCTCGGCGTGGCGAACGGATGGGCGGGCAAGTCCGGCATGACAGCGGAGCTCACCCTGCGCTACCACCGCCTGACGCCCCTCTTCGAGCCCCTCACGATCAGCGCCCGCCAGGTCTCCGTGGACGGCCGCAAGATCCGGACGGTGGGAGCCATCCGGGCCGGCGGCGAAGACTGCGTGACCGCCGAGGGCCTCTTCGTCGCCAAGTACCCACCCCGCCCTCGCTGA
- a CDS encoding acyl-CoA dehydrogenase, translating into MTIGLTEEHRDLRDAVRAFASRQVTPAAVRAAVDAEREQAPAFWDDLAAQGLLGLHLPEGAGGAGYGLVELAVVLEELGRAVAPGPFLPTVLASAVLDRAGHTEHLPSLADGSTVGAVGLDAGTLSLSRAGGEITVTGTSGPVLGAPRADVLVLPVKDGDAMAWIVLPRDAVRVDELPSHDLTRRLARVGAENRMVSDRSVLNLDAQAVRDLAAVLFSAEASGLADRATATAAEYAKVREQFGRPIGQFQGVKHRCARMLAHAEQARACAWDAARAQDEGRAREASLAAAVAGATSVQAAFQTAKDCVQTLGGIGFTWEHDASLYLRRAQTLRVLLGSTASWRRRVARLTLDGVRRELRVGLPPEAERIRAEVRAELEPAKALDGEERSAYLADRGYTSPHLPEPWGKGAGAVTQLVIAEEMRAAGLRAHDMIIGNWVVPTLIAHGSPAQHERFLPPSLRGDIRWCQLFSEPGAGSDLAALATRAEKAEGGWKITGQKVWTSMAREADWGILLARTDPSVPKHKGLSYFLLDMRSPGIDIRPLRELTGDTLFNEVFLDGVFIPDDLLVAAPGDGWKLARTTLADERVSLSNDSSLGSGGEALIRLAADAGDERLTTLGGILCDAQSSSLFGLRTTLRSLAGGRPGAESSISKLIGVEHIQQVWETAVDWIGPEALSGEGEGGRDDPTWMFLNSRNMSIAGGTTDVQLNIIGERLLGLPRDPQPSGAAS; encoded by the coding sequence ATGACCATCGGGCTGACCGAGGAGCACCGCGACCTGCGCGACGCCGTGCGCGCGTTCGCCTCCCGGCAGGTGACCCCAGCGGCCGTCCGCGCCGCCGTGGACGCCGAGCGGGAGCAGGCGCCCGCGTTCTGGGACGATCTCGCCGCGCAGGGCCTGCTCGGCCTGCACCTTCCCGAGGGCGCCGGCGGTGCGGGCTACGGTCTGGTCGAACTGGCCGTCGTCCTGGAGGAGCTGGGGCGGGCCGTCGCTCCGGGGCCGTTCCTGCCGACGGTGCTGGCGAGCGCCGTGCTGGACCGGGCGGGGCACACCGAGCACCTGCCGTCCCTCGCCGACGGGAGCACGGTCGGCGCCGTGGGCCTGGACGCGGGGACGCTCTCGCTCTCCCGCGCGGGCGGCGAGATCACGGTGACCGGCACGTCGGGACCCGTCCTCGGCGCCCCGCGGGCGGACGTCCTCGTCCTCCCGGTGAAGGACGGCGACGCGATGGCCTGGATCGTGCTGCCCCGGGACGCCGTGAGGGTGGACGAGCTGCCCAGCCACGACCTGACCCGTCGGCTGGCCCGGGTCGGGGCGGAGAACCGGATGGTCTCCGACCGTTCAGTCCTGAATCTGGACGCACAGGCCGTGCGCGACCTCGCGGCGGTCCTGTTCTCCGCCGAAGCCTCCGGCCTGGCCGACCGGGCGACGGCGACCGCCGCCGAGTACGCCAAGGTCCGCGAGCAGTTCGGCCGTCCCATCGGGCAGTTCCAGGGGGTCAAGCACCGCTGCGCCCGGATGCTCGCGCACGCCGAGCAGGCCCGCGCCTGCGCCTGGGACGCCGCCCGCGCCCAGGACGAGGGGCGGGCGCGGGAGGCGTCGCTCGCGGCCGCCGTCGCCGGGGCCACCAGCGTCCAGGCCGCGTTCCAGACCGCGAAGGACTGCGTGCAGACACTCGGCGGCATCGGCTTCACCTGGGAGCACGACGCGAGCCTCTACCTGCGCCGCGCCCAGACCCTCCGCGTCCTGCTCGGCTCCACCGCGTCCTGGCGCCGCCGCGTCGCCCGCCTCACCCTCGACGGCGTCCGCCGCGAACTCCGCGTCGGACTTCCCCCGGAGGCCGAGCGGATCCGCGCCGAGGTCCGGGCCGAGCTGGAGCCCGCCAAGGCCCTGGACGGCGAGGAGCGCTCCGCCTACCTCGCCGACCGCGGCTACACGTCCCCCCACCTGCCCGAGCCCTGGGGCAAGGGCGCCGGCGCCGTCACCCAGCTCGTCATCGCCGAGGAGATGCGCGCCGCCGGCCTGCGCGCCCACGACATGATCATCGGCAACTGGGTGGTGCCGACGCTGATCGCGCACGGCTCGCCCGCCCAGCACGAGCGGTTCCTGCCCCCTTCCCTGCGCGGCGACATCCGCTGGTGCCAGCTGTTCTCCGAGCCGGGCGCGGGCTCCGACCTCGCCGCCCTCGCCACCCGCGCGGAGAAGGCCGAGGGCGGCTGGAAGATCACCGGCCAGAAGGTGTGGACGTCCATGGCCCGCGAGGCCGACTGGGGCATCCTGCTCGCGCGCACCGACCCGTCCGTCCCGAAGCACAAGGGTCTGTCGTACTTCCTCCTCGACATGAGGTCGCCCGGCATCGACATCCGGCCGCTGCGCGAGCTGACCGGCGACACCCTGTTCAACGAGGTGTTCCTGGACGGCGTGTTCATCCCCGACGACCTCCTCGTCGCGGCGCCGGGCGACGGCTGGAAGCTCGCCCGCACGACCCTCGCCGACGAACGCGTCTCGCTCTCGAACGACTCGTCCCTCGGCAGCGGCGGCGAGGCCCTGATCAGGCTGGCCGCGGACGCCGGCGACGAGCGCCTGACCACGCTCGGCGGCATCCTCTGCGACGCGCAGTCGAGCAGCCTGTTCGGCCTGCGCACGACGCTGCGCTCGCTCGCGGGGGGCCGGCCCGGCGCCGAGTCCAGCATCAGCAAGCTGATCGGCGTCGAGCACATCCAGCAGGTGTGGGAGACGGCCGTGGACTGGATCGGCCCGGAGGCGCTCTCCGGCGAGGGCGAGGGCGGGAGGGACGACCCGACCTGGATGTTCCTGAACTCCCGCAACATGTCGATCGCGGGCGGCACCACCGACGTCCAGCTGAACATCATCGGGGAGCGCCTCCTCGGCCTCCCGCGCGACCCGCAGCCGTCCGGAGCGGCGTCATGA
- a CDS encoding steroid 3-ketoacyl-CoA thiolase yields MPEAVIVDAVRTPVGKRYGALSGLHPAQLLGAAQRGLLDRAGVEAATVGQVVGGCVTQAGEQSNNVTRNAWLYAGLPYQTACTTIDCACGSSQQAVHLVAGLIASGAVHTGIGCGVEAMSRVFLGGALTPETGSPAPDGWELDMPDQFTAAERIAKKRGITREDADAFGLASQVKANTAWAENRFAGQILEIEAPVMTKEGPTGETAVVTRDQGLRDTTADALAGLKPVLPDGVHTAGNSSQISDGAAAVLLMAADRAAELGLRPRARIVASGMVGSDPYYHLDGPIEATRHVLDRARMKLSDIDLVEINEAFASVVLSWASVHGADMDRVNVNGGAIALGHAVGSTGARLITQAVNELERSDKSTALVTMCAGGAHSTATIIERI; encoded by the coding sequence ATGCCCGAGGCCGTCATCGTCGATGCCGTCCGGACTCCGGTCGGCAAGCGGTACGGGGCCCTTTCGGGGCTCCATCCGGCGCAGTTGCTCGGGGCGGCGCAGCGCGGGCTGCTCGACCGCGCCGGGGTCGAGGCCGCGACGGTGGGGCAGGTCGTCGGCGGGTGCGTGACGCAGGCGGGCGAGCAGTCCAACAACGTGACCCGCAACGCCTGGCTGTACGCGGGCCTGCCGTACCAGACGGCGTGCACCACGATCGACTGCGCGTGCGGGTCGTCCCAGCAGGCCGTGCACCTCGTCGCCGGGCTGATCGCGTCCGGGGCGGTCCACACCGGGATCGGCTGCGGCGTCGAGGCGATGAGCCGGGTCTTCCTCGGCGGGGCGCTCACGCCGGAGACCGGCAGCCCGGCGCCGGACGGATGGGAGCTGGACATGCCCGACCAGTTCACCGCGGCCGAGCGCATCGCGAAGAAGCGCGGCATCACCCGCGAGGACGCGGACGCGTTCGGGCTGGCATCGCAGGTCAAGGCGAACACGGCATGGGCGGAGAACCGTTTCGCGGGCCAGATCCTGGAGATCGAGGCGCCGGTCATGACCAAGGAGGGCCCCACCGGGGAGACCGCCGTCGTCACCCGCGACCAGGGCCTGCGCGACACGACCGCCGACGCGCTCGCCGGGCTGAAGCCGGTCCTCCCGGACGGTGTCCACACCGCGGGCAACTCCTCGCAGATCAGCGACGGCGCCGCGGCGGTGCTGCTGATGGCGGCGGACCGGGCCGCCGAGCTGGGGCTGCGCCCCCGCGCCCGGATCGTCGCGTCCGGGATGGTGGGCTCCGACCCGTACTACCACCTGGACGGGCCGATCGAGGCGACGCGGCACGTGCTGGACCGGGCCCGGATGAAGCTGTCCGACATCGACCTCGTGGAGATCAACGAGGCGTTCGCGTCGGTCGTCCTGTCCTGGGCCTCGGTGCACGGCGCGGACATGGACCGGGTCAACGTCAACGGCGGCGCCATCGCCCTCGGACACGCCGTCGGCTCCACCGGCGCGCGACTCATCACCCAGGCCGTGAACGAGTTGGAGCGGTCCGACAAGTCGACGGCGCTCGTCACGATGTGCGCGGGCGGCGCGCACTCCACGGCCACCATCATCGAACGGATCTGA
- a CDS encoding 3-oxoacyl-ACP reductase → MNADLSLAGRTAVVTGAGAGLGRCEALALAARGANVVVNDMGPAAEEVAAEIKRAGGQAVAVTGDVGDWSMGDTLVSAAVDTFGSLDVLVNNAGVLRDKMLFNLSESDWDDVIRVHLKGHASVSRAAAVHWRTASKAAGGPVYGRVVNTASEAFLFGSAGQPNYSAAKAGIVALTLSTAAGLGRYGVRANAICPRARTAMTEATFAEGTSPGGLDSMAPERVGTFVGYLASPAAEKISGQVFVVYGDMVALMAAPTVEHKFTAADGVFSVEELGEQVTPYFEGREPHRTYAAYSVAALDDTGTSKH, encoded by the coding sequence ATGAACGCTGACCTCTCCCTGGCGGGCCGTACCGCCGTCGTCACCGGCGCGGGCGCGGGGCTGGGCCGCTGCGAGGCCCTCGCCCTGGCCGCGCGGGGCGCCAACGTCGTCGTCAACGACATGGGCCCGGCCGCCGAGGAGGTCGCCGCCGAGATCAAGCGGGCGGGCGGCCAGGCCGTCGCGGTGACCGGGGACGTCGGCGACTGGTCGATGGGCGACACGCTGGTGTCGGCCGCGGTCGACACGTTCGGCTCCCTGGACGTCCTGGTCAACAACGCGGGCGTGCTGCGCGACAAGATGCTGTTCAACCTGTCGGAGTCGGACTGGGACGACGTCATCCGCGTCCACCTGAAGGGCCACGCGTCGGTGTCGCGGGCCGCCGCCGTGCACTGGCGTACCGCCAGCAAGGCCGCGGGCGGTCCCGTCTACGGACGGGTGGTCAACACCGCGTCGGAGGCGTTCCTGTTCGGGTCGGCCGGCCAGCCGAACTACTCGGCGGCGAAGGCCGGCATCGTCGCTCTCACGCTGTCGACGGCGGCGGGCCTCGGCCGGTACGGGGTGCGCGCCAACGCGATCTGCCCCCGGGCCAGGACGGCGATGACCGAGGCGACGTTCGCCGAGGGCACCTCCCCCGGAGGGCTGGACTCCATGGCGCCCGAGCGGGTCGGGACGTTCGTCGGCTACCTCGCGTCCCCGGCCGCGGAGAAGATCAGCGGGCAGGTGTTCGTCGTGTACGGCGACATGGTCGCGCTGATGGCCGCGCCGACCGTGGAGCACAAGTTCACCGCCGCGGACGGCGTCTTCTCCGTCGAGGAGCTCGGTGAGCAGGTCACCCCGTACTTCGAGGGACGTGAGCCGCACAGGACCTACGCCGCCTACAGCGTCGCCGCGCTCGACGACACCGGCACCAGCAAGCACTGA
- a CDS encoding SDR family oxidoreductase: MARTIAVSGSASGIGESLAGMLRDAGETVIGIDRRDADVCADLGVPDGRASAVAETLEKAGGRLDAVVACAGVSDFTIMPVKVNFFGVVGLLDGLRPALAKAGAPRAAVVGSISGTHPVDDGTVRACLDLDEPAAIAAATKVEESGAGGRLYPSSKSALAQWMRRVCATPEWAGAGIPLNAIAPGVVRTPMTVPLFEDEGMFEIMKEAVPMPLNGFAGPEVIAAALRWLISPVNTHMTGQVIYVDGGAEATLRGADVF, from the coding sequence ATGGCACGCACCATCGCCGTCAGCGGTTCGGCGTCCGGCATCGGCGAGTCCCTCGCCGGGATGCTCCGCGACGCGGGTGAGACCGTCATCGGGATCGACCGTCGCGATGCGGACGTCTGCGCCGACCTCGGTGTCCCCGATGGCCGCGCGAGCGCGGTCGCAGAGACGCTGGAGAAGGCGGGCGGGCGGCTCGACGCCGTCGTGGCCTGCGCCGGCGTCTCCGACTTCACGATCATGCCCGTCAAGGTGAACTTCTTCGGTGTCGTCGGGCTGCTGGACGGGCTGCGGCCCGCGCTCGCGAAGGCCGGGGCGCCGCGCGCCGCCGTGGTCGGTTCGATCTCCGGCACCCACCCGGTGGACGACGGCACCGTCCGCGCCTGCCTGGACCTGGACGAGCCGGCTGCGATCGCGGCGGCGACGAAGGTCGAGGAGAGCGGCGCCGGCGGCCGGCTGTACCCGTCGTCGAAGTCGGCGCTCGCGCAGTGGATGCGCCGGGTCTGCGCCACCCCCGAGTGGGCGGGCGCGGGCATCCCGCTGAACGCGATCGCGCCGGGCGTCGTCAGGACGCCGATGACCGTTCCGCTCTTCGAGGACGAGGGCATGTTCGAGATCATGAAGGAGGCCGTCCCGATGCCGCTGAACGGCTTCGCCGGCCCCGAGGTGATCGCAGCTGCGCTGCGCTGGCTGATCTCCCCGGTCAACACGCACATGACCGGCCAGGTCATCTACGTGGACGGCGGCGCCGAGGCCACCCTCCGCGGCGCGGACGTGTTCTGA